A section of the Harmonia axyridis chromosome 2, icHarAxyr1.1, whole genome shotgun sequence genome encodes:
- the LOC123674031 gene encoding chitobiosyldiphosphodolichol beta-mannosyltransferase: MEQKKNVKIVVLGDIGHSPRMANHAVSLADLGNKVDVIGYGESELPHQFKITPNIYHHYLFPCPKIGFKLLNYIWKTLWTSLNLLFLLAITRKADVVLVQNPPAIPSLVISWIYCKLVGAQLIIDWHNYAHTIMALSVGKRSPLVSLTKKIEKTIGRKADYNFCVSEVMKKDLHENWGIRAQVVYDRPGSCFGSVSKSEMHDFLKILGKKKGFEIFIDEKNENATLFSQHSSIGLSLKDDRPAFIVSSTSWTEDEDFSILVNALQDYENHWNNGNNKNLPDLVVAITGKGPLREHYLNDIESRKWTHVKVITPWLEDKDYPLFIGCANLGISLHTSSSGLDLPMKIVDLFGANVPVLAYSFKALNELVIDGKNGYVFSNQQELSNLLLDLFEGFPSNEMVNRNLERMKKELELFGNWNDIWNDVCRPIFDS; the protein is encoded by the exons ATGGAACaaaagaaaaatgtgaaaattgttGTGTTGGGTGATATTGGTCATAGCCCTAGAATGGCTAATCATGCTGTATCATTGGCTGATTTGGGAAATAAAGTAGATGTAATTGGTTATGGAGAATCGGAACTGCCAcatcaattcaaaattactcCTAATATTTACcatcattatttatttccatgtcCGAAAATAGGTTTCaagttattgaattatatatggAAAACACTATGGACATCTTTAAATCTCTTGTTTCTACTAGCTATAACACGTAAGGCTGATGTAGTTCTGGTTCAGAACCCACCAGCAATTCCTTCATTAGTTATTTCTTGGATATATTGCAAATTGGTAGGAGCTCAGCTTATAATTGATTGGCACAATTACGCACACACTATAATGGCACTAAGTGTGGGAAAAAGGAGTCCTTTAGTTTCTCTAaccaaaaaaatagaaaaaaccaTAGGACGAAAAGCTGACTATAATTTTTGTGTGTCAGAAGTAATGAAAAAAGATTTACATGAAAATTGGGGAATAAG AGCACAAGTGGTATATGACCGTCCAGGTTCTTGTTTTGGATCGGTGTCAAAAAGTGAAATGCATGATTTTCTCAAGATTTTAGGTAAAAAGAAGggctttgaaatattcattgatgaaaaaaatgaaaatgctactttattttcacaacattCTTCAATTGGTCTAAGTCTTAAAGATGATAGACCTGCATTTATAGTATCAAGTACTAGTTGGACAGAAGATGAAGACTTTTCCATACTCGTGAATGCATTACAAG attATGAAAATCACTGGAACAATGGTAATAACAAAAATTTACCAGATTTGGTAGTTGCTATAACAGGAAAGGGACCTTTGAGAGAACATTACTTGAATGATATTGAATCTAGAAAATGGACACATGTTAAGGTGATCACTCCATGGTTAGAAGACAAAGATTATCCCCTATTCATTGGATGTGCCAATCTTGGAATTTCTCTACACACGAGTTCAAGTGGACTTGATCTTCCaatgaaaattgttgatttatttggtGCTAATGTACCTGTATTGGCATATAGTTTTAAGGC TCTAAATGAATTAGTGATTGATGGAAAAAATGGATATGTTTTCTCCAACCAACAAGAACTCTCAAATTTACTTTTAGACCTATTTGAAGGATTTCCTTCCAATGAAATGGTGAATAGAAATCtagaaagaatgaaaaaagaaCTTGAATTATTTGGAAACTGGAATGATATATGGAATGATGTTTGTAGACCCATTTTTGATTcttga
- the LOC123674034 gene encoding nuclear receptor coactivator 5 has protein sequence MYRTDKMFMKDPATAPQRIYIGGLPTTVVADDLELKFRQHGKILGIVLQRGFAFVQYEKDDQAQAAIRFEQGAIVHGKKIIVKPALPDRNRSNMNTSNSNQKPQESNNQQKKITGNQNASNIPNTPIKKIDPEELPKSNQPPADVSTSPCFEEKEMEMIAEKFQEADNQQSFPPKSQSVISSENFDDEDSRGPMRKRRGKRGAKPRHSDRFVPHPPPLDRDRFRDVGPYHPQDMYPEYDNPLPVVMDRPDRNDCEIIVVSKLLTEYAEYIESRLKSLGLIVDLLFPNEDVPIGRVLANISSRGCLYAILIMPQNKDNQSLTLNILHGIPQEHRNMPLDDALLFLTRNFEAYMRGEKVSTTDNEGKMTIYDKHPNGIQLLLNMLAENRVLTSVQYDKVIKYLEERRELQVQFEVSEGIEVGTENQVNKQAELQNRIMNILNKSADNSKIDSEQAPPPPPPSTSTPLLKDPTVQKALDSLLSGEMFKNIST, from the coding sequence ATGTATCGAACAGATAAAATGTTCATGAAAGACCCGGCAACCGCCCCTCAGCGTATATATATCGGTGGTCTCCCTACAACGGTGGTAGCTGATGATTTGGAATTGAAATTCAGACAACATGGTAAAATATTAGGAATTGTCCTCCAAAGGGGATTTGCATTCGTCCAGTATGAAAAGGATGATCAAGCACAAGCCGCTATTCGTTTCGAGCAAGGTGCAATAGTTCAtggcaaaaaaattattgttaaacCTGCTTTACCAGATAGAAATCGATCTAATATGAATacttcaaattcaaatcaaaagcCTCAAGAATCAAataaccaacaaaaaaaaattactggtAATCAAAATGCTAGTAACATTCCCAACACTCCTATCAAAAAAATTGACCCTGAGGAGTTGCCAAAATCTAATCAACCTCCTGCAGATGTTAGCACTTCACCTtgctttgaagaaaaagaaatggAGATGATTGCAGAAAAATTTCAGGAagcagataatcaacaatccTTCCCACCTAAATCACAAAGTGTTATATCGTCAgaaaactttgatgatgaagaTTCAAGGGGGCCAATGCGAAAACGAAGAGGAAAAAGAGGAGCTAAACCAAGGCATAGTGATAGATTTGTACCACATCCACCACCATTAGACAGAGATAGATTCAGGGATGTAGGACCATATCATCCTCAGGACATGTATCCTGAATATGATAATCCTTTACCTGTTGTAATGGACAGACCTGATAGAAATGATTGTGAAATTATTGTTGTTTCCAAGTTACTGACAGAATATgcagaatatattgaatcacGATTGAAATCACTTGGCCTCATTGTTGATCTTTTATTTCCTAACGAAGATGTGCCCATAGGTCGTGTCCTAGCCAATATCTCTAGTCGAGGCTGTTTATATGCTATACTTATTATGCCACAGAATAAGGATAACCAAAGTTTAACACTGAATATTTTACACGGAATTCCCCAGGAGCATAGAAATATGCCTCTTGACGATGCTCTTCTCTTCTTAACAAGAAATTTTGAGGCATATATGAGAGGTGAAAAAGTCTCAACTACAGATAATGAAGGTAAAATGACTATCTATGATAAACACCCTAATGGTATACAGTTATTATTGAATATGCTTGCTGAAAATAGAGTGTTGACTTCAGTTCAGTATGATAAAGTAATAAAATATTTGGAAGAAAGAAGGGAATTACAAGTACAATTTGAAGTAAGTGAAGGCATTGAAGTTGGTACAGAGAATCAAGTCAATAAACAAGCAGAATTACAAAATCGTATAATGAACATATTGAACAAATCCGCTGATAATAGTAAAATTGACAGTGAACAAGCTCCACCTCCTCCCCCTCCTTCAACATCTACACCACTTCTGAAGGATCCTACTGTCCAGAAAGCTTTGGATAGCTTGTTATCTGGGgaaatgttcaaaaatatttctactTGA